A single Notoacmeibacter ruber DNA region contains:
- a CDS encoding chemotaxis protein CheW, whose product MTEKHQSTREFIAFMVRGRQFCIDITSIREIRGWNDATKLPHVPDYVVGVVNLRGTILPIIDVSARFGLGDCEPSPQSVVIVAQVGDRLAGMLVDSVSDILQVAPEDIRDLPDMDTPVGAEFLRQVILHDEAIICEVMLENIISTTLQDAA is encoded by the coding sequence ATGACCGAAAAACATCAGAGCACACGCGAATTCATCGCCTTCATGGTCAGAGGGCGCCAGTTCTGCATCGATATCACCTCCATCCGCGAAATCCGCGGCTGGAACGATGCCACCAAGCTGCCGCACGTGCCGGACTATGTGGTCGGCGTCGTGAACCTGCGGGGCACGATCCTGCCTATCATCGATGTTTCTGCCCGTTTCGGACTGGGCGATTGCGAGCCGAGCCCGCAGAGCGTCGTCATTGTGGCGCAGGTCGGCGACCGGCTCGCCGGCATGCTCGTCGACAGCGTCTCGGACATTCTGCAGGTCGCACCGGAAGACATTCGGGACCTGCCGGATATGGATACGCCGGTCGGTGCGGAGTTCCTGCGCCAGGTCATTCTCCATGATGAAGCCATCATCTGTGAGGTCATGCTGGAGAATATCATCTCCACGACGTTGCAGGATGCCGCCTGA
- a CDS encoding response regulator, whose protein sequence is MSIKDMLHVMVVDDNVTSRMLTVEMLQGLGLKNIQLAKDGRDGFTKLNTKPVHIVISDLYMPDVDGMKLLQAVRASAKLSKTGFIMITGRKDAKVVDQARKLGANNVLAKPFTPAVLKSALEAVVGKFA, encoded by the coding sequence ATGAGCATCAAGGATATGCTACATGTCATGGTTGTTGACGATAACGTCACCAGCCGAATGTTGACCGTCGAAATGCTTCAGGGACTGGGCCTGAAGAACATTCAGCTCGCCAAGGACGGGCGGGATGGCTTCACCAAACTCAATACCAAGCCGGTCCATATCGTCATTTCAGATCTTTACATGCCGGATGTGGACGGCATGAAGCTCTTGCAGGCGGTGCGCGCCAGCGCGAAGCTTTCCAAGACCGGGTTCATTATGATCACCGGGCGAAAGGACGCCAAGGTTGTGGACCAGGCGCGCAAGCTGGGCGCCAACAACGTGCTGGCCAAGCCGTTTACCCCTGCCGTTCTGAAAAGCGCGCTCGAGGCGGTTGTCGGGAAATTTGCCTGA
- a CDS encoding rod-binding protein — translation MAVDFPGDLIADVARAADRQSVEQARARLAGIAEMSGTAASAFTEALRADVEAPLPTAGAGPKDVATMAPKNDAAALQRFEAMMLQQMIEQMMPKEAGAVYGNGFAGDMWRSLQAEKIGESFAERGGIGIAETITGRLAMAGGDVRSSTADGASIVDKITFRMLRDQQGG, via the coding sequence ATGGCAGTCGACTTTCCCGGTGACCTGATCGCCGATGTTGCCCGCGCGGCTGACCGCCAATCTGTCGAGCAGGCTCGTGCGCGCTTGGCCGGAATCGCGGAAATGTCCGGGACGGCGGCCAGCGCCTTTACTGAGGCGCTCCGTGCCGACGTCGAGGCTCCGCTACCAACGGCAGGTGCCGGGCCGAAAGACGTGGCGACCATGGCGCCCAAAAACGACGCCGCCGCTCTCCAGCGCTTTGAGGCCATGATGTTGCAGCAGATGATCGAGCAAATGATGCCAAAAGAGGCCGGAGCCGTTTATGGCAATGGGTTTGCCGGCGATATGTGGCGCTCTCTGCAGGCCGAGAAGATCGGCGAATCCTTTGCCGAACGCGGCGGCATCGGCATCGCCGAAACGATCACCGGACGCTTGGCTATGGCAGGTGGCGACGTTCGATCGAGCACGGCGGACGGCGCCTCGATCGTCGACAAAATAACATTTCGCATGCTGCGCGATCAGCAAGGCGGATAA
- a CDS encoding protein-glutamate methylesterase/protein-glutamine glutaminase, producing the protein MPGHYKVLIVDDSPVMQSVIEAILKEDKTLQIVGTAVDPFEARDKIKLLNPDVITLDLEMPNMNGLEFLKRIMKLRPMPVVVISSHATEGSEIASEALRLGANACLPKPNLSDEHAMQTMRQAVRDACLMEVGGAERRQSPAPSAARPSTPPPASGAAPDLIALGSSTGGIEALEVILGRFAADCPPTVITQHLPGRFSAGLAARLDRAILPHLKVAEDGETLRTGCVYLAPGEVGHLHIRGRTTLTCHIVQGDPVQGHRPAVDEMFRSIASLGNWKVSAAVLTGMGADGAQGLLALRQTGARTFAQDQATSLVYGMPRVAAECGAAEQVLPLQALADALQGRQIMKKVANQ; encoded by the coding sequence ATGCCGGGACACTACAAGGTTCTCATCGTTGATGACTCACCGGTTATGCAGTCGGTGATCGAGGCGATCCTCAAGGAGGACAAGACCCTCCAGATCGTCGGCACGGCCGTTGATCCGTTCGAGGCGCGCGACAAGATCAAGCTGCTTAATCCCGACGTCATCACGCTCGATCTCGAAATGCCCAACATGAACGGGCTGGAGTTCCTCAAGCGGATCATGAAACTGCGGCCCATGCCGGTGGTCGTGATTTCGAGCCATGCCACGGAAGGCAGCGAAATCGCCTCGGAAGCGCTGCGCCTTGGCGCCAATGCCTGCCTGCCCAAGCCGAACCTATCCGACGAACACGCCATGCAGACCATGCGGCAAGCGGTTCGCGATGCCTGCCTGATGGAAGTGGGCGGCGCCGAGCGGCGTCAGAGCCCGGCTCCTTCGGCTGCTCGGCCCAGCACACCGCCACCGGCCAGCGGCGCGGCGCCGGATCTGATCGCCCTTGGTTCTTCGACGGGAGGCATCGAGGCGCTGGAGGTCATTCTTGGCCGGTTCGCGGCGGATTGTCCGCCAACCGTCATCACGCAGCATTTGCCGGGCCGCTTTTCCGCAGGTCTGGCAGCGCGGCTCGACCGTGCGATCCTGCCTCATCTGAAGGTTGCAGAAGACGGAGAAACTCTCCGGACCGGATGCGTCTATCTGGCTCCCGGCGAGGTCGGTCATCTGCATATAAGGGGCCGCACCACGCTGACCTGTCATATCGTGCAGGGCGACCCCGTTCAGGGTCACCGCCCCGCCGTCGATGAGATGTTCCGTTCCATCGCAAGCCTGGGAAACTGGAAGGTGAGCGCCGCCGTTCTTACAGGGATGGGGGCCGATGGGGCACAGGGATTGCTGGCCCTTAGACAGACGGGAGCACGAACCTTCGCCCAGGACCAGGCGACCAGCCTGGTCTACGGCATGCCCCGCGTTGCAGCCGAATGCGGCGCTGCCGAGCAGGTTCTACCATTACAAGCATTGGCGGATGCGCTGCAGGGCCGCCAGATCATGAAGAAGGTCGCCAATCAATGA
- a CDS encoding response regulator transcription factor, which produces MSAQAAMSDDSAEMRARFTRREIECLLWCSLGKTSSEIAMIVGLSEHTVNHYLISSAKKLECTNRVHAVANALRHGIIN; this is translated from the coding sequence ATGAGCGCTCAAGCAGCGATGAGTGACGACAGTGCGGAGATGCGCGCTCGGTTCACGCGACGTGAAATAGAATGCCTGCTGTGGTGTTCCCTCGGCAAGACGAGTTCTGAAATCGCGATGATCGTCGGGTTGAGCGAGCACACCGTCAACCACTATCTCATCTCGTCGGCCAAGAAACTCGAATGCACCAACCGAGTGCATGCGGTTGCAAACGCCTTGCGCCACGGCATCATCAATTAG
- a CDS encoding chemotaxis protein CheD encodes MTAMGSHRTIVGQGEYAVTKDPNTTLSAVLGSCVACCAYDPVRGLGGMNHILLPGNTGASHDEQRGYGAWLMEMMLNEMFKTGASRSDIRVKLFGGARMFASNWQPGEENIAFVREFLRAEGYPVTAEDLGGHKARRVNFQAHTGRAWVKAIDDKVVEQPVKPVPQRQAADDVDFF; translated from the coding sequence ATGACGGCGATGGGATCGCACAGAACGATCGTCGGGCAGGGCGAATACGCCGTGACCAAGGATCCCAATACGACGCTCAGCGCGGTGCTGGGTTCGTGCGTCGCATGTTGCGCATATGATCCCGTTCGGGGGCTTGGCGGCATGAACCATATTCTGTTGCCGGGTAACACCGGAGCCAGTCACGACGAGCAGCGCGGTTATGGCGCGTGGCTGATGGAAATGATGTTGAACGAAATGTTCAAGACGGGGGCGTCCCGGTCGGATATCCGTGTGAAGCTGTTCGGGGGCGCTCGCATGTTTGCCTCGAACTGGCAGCCTGGCGAGGAAAATATCGCGTTCGTACGCGAGTTCCTCAGGGCCGAAGGCTACCCTGTGACGGCTGAGGATCTCGGCGGCCATAAAGCCAGACGTGTCAATTTTCAGGCTCATACGGGCAGGGCCTGGGTCAAGGCGATTGACGACAAGGTTGTCGAACAGCCCGTCAAGCCGGTGCCGCAGAGGCAGGCGGCTGACGATGTCGATTTCTTCTAA
- the fliR gene encoding flagellar biosynthetic protein FliR: protein MALIVQQLGLEFFLVLCRIGGCLMILPGIGSARIPPRVRMLLVIALAAAILPSVTTIAVGGTMDGDGNLLRLIATETMIGIIIGFSVRIVVAALEFITSAIAMTIGYGGMLGPAVAEADPQASLGTFISLSALTLMFTLNFHHAVIASLVQSYQILPLGGDLSAEAVLTRANNMATDAFLMALRLGTPFLAYGIIVNLSVGLVNKLTPQIPVYFMSLPAVLLGGLLLTAATIGPLLSQFGAGLFDLMAH, encoded by the coding sequence ATGGCGCTGATCGTCCAGCAACTGGGCCTTGAATTCTTCCTGGTGCTATGCCGGATCGGCGGCTGCCTGATGATCCTGCCTGGCATCGGCTCTGCGCGCATTCCGCCGCGCGTCCGCATGCTTCTCGTTATCGCACTCGCCGCCGCCATCCTTCCTTCGGTCACGACGATCGCCGTCGGCGGAACCATGGATGGGGACGGCAATCTCTTACGCCTTATCGCCACGGAAACGATGATCGGGATCATCATTGGCTTTTCGGTGCGCATCGTAGTCGCGGCACTGGAATTCATAACCTCGGCCATCGCCATGACGATTGGCTATGGCGGCATGCTGGGGCCAGCGGTCGCGGAAGCCGACCCCCAGGCCTCGCTGGGCACCTTCATTTCGCTCAGCGCGCTCACGCTCATGTTCACGCTCAACTTCCACCATGCGGTGATTGCCTCGCTGGTGCAGTCGTATCAGATCCTGCCGCTCGGGGGCGATTTGTCGGCAGAAGCGGTGCTGACACGCGCCAACAATATGGCAACCGACGCTTTTCTGATGGCGCTCCGGCTGGGCACACCTTTCCTTGCCTACGGCATCATCGTCAATCTTTCGGTCGGTCTGGTGAACAAGCTCACGCCCCAGATCCCCGTCTACTTCATGTCGCTTCCAGCGGTTCTTCTGGGCGGCCTTCTTCTCACGGCGGCCACAATCGGCCCGCTTCTTTCGCAATTCGGCGCCGGTCTGTTCGACCTGATGGCCCATTAG
- a CDS encoding CheR family methyltransferase, which translates to MSMPAPADVLTAPNLTSEAFETIRRVVSERAGIELSESKRELVCGRLARRLRALRCASYEEYARLIASKEGEEECHSMICAVTTNVTDFWREPHHFEHVRDHVAAAAIADARKGAPIRFWSAGSSDGREALSLGATLLDAANGSLGNADLRILATDIDTDILRKARAGRYAAAEGDKLPPALRDKWFKESAGYVEPVESLRRLIQYNPLNLKVKWPMKRRFRGIFCRNVLIYFPNDLQAELMVRFAEMLEPNGFLYLGHSERLHGPALSKFKPCCPSGFQKVSGA; encoded by the coding sequence ATGAGCATGCCCGCGCCCGCTGATGTACTGACGGCGCCGAACCTGACGTCCGAAGCCTTCGAAACGATCCGCCGGGTCGTATCGGAGAGGGCGGGCATCGAGCTTTCGGAGAGCAAGCGCGAACTGGTCTGCGGCCGTCTTGCAAGAAGGCTTCGGGCGCTGCGCTGCGCGTCATATGAGGAGTACGCACGCCTTATCGCTTCCAAGGAGGGCGAGGAAGAGTGCCATTCGATGATCTGCGCGGTCACGACAAACGTCACCGATTTCTGGCGCGAACCGCACCACTTCGAGCACGTTCGGGACCATGTTGCCGCGGCCGCCATTGCCGATGCCCGCAAGGGCGCTCCGATCCGGTTCTGGTCGGCGGGCAGTTCGGATGGACGCGAGGCCCTGTCGCTCGGTGCCACCCTGCTGGATGCGGCCAATGGATCGCTGGGTAATGCCGACCTGCGGATTCTTGCGACGGATATCGATACCGATATCCTTCGCAAGGCGAGGGCCGGCCGTTATGCGGCTGCCGAGGGGGACAAGCTGCCACCGGCGCTTCGTGACAAATGGTTCAAGGAAAGCGCCGGCTATGTTGAGCCCGTGGAGTCCCTGCGGCGTCTGATCCAGTACAATCCGCTCAACCTCAAAGTGAAATGGCCGATGAAGCGTCGTTTCCGAGGGATCTTCTGCCGGAATGTTCTGATCTATTTTCCGAACGATTTGCAGGCCGAACTGATGGTGCGTTTTGCGGAGATGCTGGAGCCGAACGGCTTTCTGTATCTTGGCCACTCCGAGCGCCTGCACGGACCGGCGCTGAGTAAATTCAAGCCATGCTGCCCATCGGGCTTCCAGAAAGTGAGTGGGGCGTGA
- the flhA gene encoding flagellar biosynthesis protein FlhA, whose product MSLATSPAKSAATKRSDIGLAIGVAMILVILFLPIPSFMIDMGLALSLAFSILILLVALWIDRPLDFSAFPTVLLIATMLRLSLNIATTRVILSEGHEGSNAAGHVIGGFAKFVMNGDFLIGVVVFLILVVVNFIVITKGATRIAEVGARFTLDAIPGKQMSIDADLGAGIITEKEAQIRRRELEEESSFFGSMDGASKFVRGDAVAGLIITAVNVFGGIAIGYTRHGMNFGEAADVFVKLSVGDGLVSQIPALITSLAAGLLVSKGGTRGSADVILFKQLGAHPRALYVGGGLLAVLAFMPGLPFMPFIILAGIFGGAALRIQQATREREVEQQNEREAELAEQQQADDRSLKNSLTVSEIEVVMGKQVSVALVPQNEELTFRMSRIRKKFASEYGFVIPEVAIKDDLTVPPNHYQIRVFGTVLASYELRIGEVLALCPEEAVSDLPFTKVREPAFGMDAMSMPGHLTDELKRRRISTADNVSVLLTHLSEVVRNNLPQLLSYKAVRHLIDRLEPEYRKLADDICTNHLSYPGLQAILKMLLADRVSIRNLNLILEAVAEVAPHMRRTEKLVEHVRMRISQQICGDLSKNGVLNVLRLGTQWDILFQESLRRDNNGEVRDFDMNPAALEKFADDSSTVIKQHAQSGVPFALLTSAETRPYVRMILERLHPSLPVIAHSELARGMQVKLLGSIG is encoded by the coding sequence TTGAGTCTCGCCACCAGCCCGGCCAAAAGCGCAGCGACCAAGCGGTCCGATATCGGGCTGGCAATCGGCGTGGCGATGATTCTGGTCATTCTGTTCCTGCCGATCCCCTCCTTTATGATCGATATGGGGCTGGCGCTTTCACTTGCTTTTTCCATCCTCATCCTGCTGGTGGCTCTCTGGATCGACCGCCCGCTCGACTTTTCGGCGTTTCCAACGGTGCTCCTGATCGCGACGATGCTGCGGCTGTCGCTGAACATCGCCACCACGCGCGTCATCCTCTCTGAAGGCCACGAGGGGTCAAACGCCGCAGGCCATGTGATCGGCGGCTTCGCCAAATTCGTCATGAACGGTGACTTCCTCATCGGTGTCGTCGTCTTCCTCATCCTCGTCGTGGTCAATTTCATCGTCATCACGAAAGGCGCGACCCGTATCGCCGAGGTTGGCGCACGCTTTACCCTGGACGCCATTCCGGGAAAGCAGATGAGCATCGACGCCGATCTCGGCGCCGGCATCATCACCGAAAAGGAAGCGCAGATCCGTCGCCGGGAACTGGAAGAGGAAAGCTCGTTCTTCGGCTCCATGGACGGTGCTTCGAAATTCGTTCGCGGCGACGCGGTCGCCGGACTCATCATCACCGCCGTCAACGTTTTCGGCGGCATCGCCATCGGCTATACCCGCCATGGGATGAATTTCGGCGAAGCGGCGGACGTCTTCGTCAAGCTGTCCGTCGGTGACGGCCTGGTCTCGCAGATACCCGCCCTCATCACCTCGCTGGCCGCAGGCCTGCTGGTATCCAAGGGCGGCACACGCGGCTCGGCGGACGTCATCCTCTTCAAGCAGCTCGGTGCCCACCCTCGCGCGCTTTACGTGGGCGGCGGATTGCTGGCAGTTCTCGCCTTCATGCCGGGTCTGCCCTTCATGCCCTTCATCATTCTGGCCGGCATCTTCGGTGGGGCGGCGCTGCGCATCCAGCAGGCGACACGCGAGCGCGAAGTGGAGCAGCAAAACGAGCGGGAGGCAGAACTCGCCGAGCAGCAGCAGGCCGACGACCGCTCGCTGAAGAATTCACTCACCGTCAGTGAAATCGAAGTGGTCATGGGCAAGCAGGTCTCGGTTGCGCTGGTCCCGCAGAACGAGGAACTGACCTTCCGCATGTCCCGCATCCGCAAGAAGTTTGCGAGCGAATACGGATTTGTCATCCCTGAAGTCGCGATCAAGGACGATCTTACGGTCCCGCCCAATCACTATCAGATCCGTGTCTTCGGAACCGTTCTGGCGTCCTATGAACTGCGTATCGGCGAAGTTCTCGCCCTCTGCCCGGAAGAGGCCGTCAGCGACCTGCCCTTCACGAAGGTCAGGGAACCGGCCTTCGGCATGGACGCGATGAGTATGCCGGGCCATCTCACGGACGAATTGAAGCGCCGGCGCATTTCCACCGCCGACAATGTCAGCGTGCTGCTCACACACCTCTCCGAAGTGGTCCGCAACAATCTGCCTCAGCTTCTGTCCTACAAGGCGGTGCGCCACCTGATCGACCGTCTGGAGCCAGAATATCGCAAGCTGGCCGATGATATCTGCACGAACCACCTTTCCTATCCAGGTCTTCAGGCGATTCTGAAGATGCTGCTTGCCGACCGCGTCTCCATTCGGAACCTCAATCTTATCCTGGAAGCCGTTGCCGAAGTCGCGCCGCACATGCGCCGCACTGAGAAACTGGTCGAGCATGTCAGGATGCGCATCAGCCAGCAGATCTGCGGCGACCTGTCCAAGAACGGCGTTTTGAATGTGCTACGGCTCGGTACCCAGTGGGACATTCTGTTTCAGGAGAGCCTGCGCCGCGACAATAATGGCGAGGTACGCGATTTCGACATGAACCCAGCGGCATTGGAGAAGTTCGCCGACGATTCGTCGACCGTCATCAAGCAGCATGCCCAGAGCGGTGTTCCCTTCGCGCTCCTCACATCGGCGGAAACACGCCCCTATGTCCGAATGATTCTGGAGCGCCTTCACCCAAGCCTGCCGGTGATCGCCCATTCGGAACTGGCCCGCGGCATGCAGGTCAAGCTGCTGGGATCGATCGGCTAA
- a CDS encoding methyl-accepting chemotaxis protein — MLNSSKCKDDANILAAFESAHAIIEFALDGTILRANPLFCQSMGYEEGELKGKHHSIFVDRAEVGTPAYTAMWRKLSSGEALKDEYKRFAKDGSEVWLEASYNPVMRRGRPYKVVKIATDITDKKRASLRDASILRSIDRSQATISFALDGTVLDANENFLAVLGYSLAEIKGRKHSLFCEPSYVKSQDYQSFWESLRAGEFVASEFERIGKGGKRVFIQASYNPILDEKGDVQGVVKLATDVTDRVENVRRLASALQAMAKGDLSQSIDEDFVPALQELKEDYNESVVHLRDLLDETKNNAHSISASSEEVRIACDDLAKRSEDVAASIERTAAALEETSTNVESASAKAEEAAELAMRTRTGALASGDVVQNAINAMGQIEESSAKVANIIGIIDEIAFQTGLLALNAGVEAARAGEAGRGFAVVAQEVRELAQRSSAAAKEIKDLVGTSVEQVNSGVGLVNRAGEALEEIVSQIGEINERIGSITDGSKEQAVGLREISRSVNLVDENAQQNAAMVEEMTAASHSLASDAAKTLDLVGRFNLAKVPDRGGRPEAASPLHEMKQRLSVAFG; from the coding sequence GTGCTGAATTCTTCTAAATGCAAAGATGATGCCAATATTCTGGCGGCTTTCGAAAGTGCGCACGCTATTATCGAGTTCGCACTCGACGGCACCATACTGCGTGCCAATCCGCTCTTCTGCCAGTCCATGGGGTATGAAGAGGGCGAACTCAAAGGCAAGCACCACTCGATTTTCGTCGACCGCGCCGAGGTGGGAACCCCGGCCTATACGGCCATGTGGCGGAAGCTTTCCTCCGGCGAGGCGCTGAAAGACGAGTATAAGCGCTTTGCGAAGGATGGCAGCGAAGTCTGGCTCGAAGCGTCCTATAATCCCGTCATGCGCCGTGGGCGTCCCTACAAGGTCGTGAAGATCGCCACCGATATCACCGATAAGAAGCGCGCTTCACTTCGGGATGCGAGCATCCTGCGCTCTATCGACCGCTCGCAGGCCACCATTTCTTTTGCTCTTGATGGTACGGTTCTGGACGCGAACGAAAACTTCCTCGCGGTTCTTGGTTATTCTCTTGCCGAAATAAAAGGGCGCAAACATTCGTTGTTCTGCGAGCCGTCCTATGTGAAATCACAGGACTATCAGTCCTTCTGGGAAAGCCTGCGCGCCGGTGAATTCGTCGCTTCGGAGTTCGAGCGCATCGGCAAGGGCGGCAAGCGTGTTTTCATTCAAGCTTCCTACAATCCGATCCTGGACGAGAAGGGCGACGTGCAGGGCGTGGTGAAGCTGGCGACCGATGTGACGGACCGTGTCGAAAACGTACGCAGGCTGGCGAGCGCATTGCAGGCTATGGCCAAAGGCGACCTTTCCCAGTCCATCGATGAGGATTTCGTGCCCGCTCTTCAGGAGCTGAAGGAGGACTATAACGAGTCCGTCGTGCATCTGCGCGATCTCCTCGACGAGACCAAAAACAACGCCCATTCCATCAGCGCGAGCTCGGAAGAGGTGCGCATTGCCTGCGACGATCTGGCAAAGCGTTCCGAAGATGTTGCGGCGTCGATCGAGCGCACCGCCGCGGCGCTTGAAGAGACAAGCACCAATGTTGAAAGCGCCAGCGCCAAGGCGGAAGAAGCCGCCGAGTTGGCCATGCGGACCCGGACGGGTGCCCTGGCCTCCGGCGATGTCGTCCAGAATGCCATCAATGCCATGGGACAGATCGAAGAGTCGTCCGCCAAGGTAGCCAATATTATCGGCATCATCGACGAAATTGCCTTCCAGACCGGTCTCCTCGCCTTGAACGCGGGTGTCGAAGCCGCCAGGGCCGGAGAAGCCGGTCGGGGCTTTGCGGTCGTGGCTCAGGAAGTTCGTGAACTGGCGCAGCGGTCCTCGGCCGCCGCAAAAGAGATCAAGGACCTCGTCGGGACCTCGGTTGAGCAGGTGAATAGCGGCGTTGGTCTCGTCAATCGCGCTGGCGAAGCGCTCGAAGAGATTGTTTCACAGATCGGAGAGATCAACGAACGGATCGGGTCGATCACGGATGGCTCGAAGGAGCAGGCGGTCGGGCTGCGGGAGATTTCTCGATCGGTCAATCTCGTGGACGAAAATGCGCAGCAAAACGCTGCGATGGTCGAAGAGATGACCGCAGCCAGCCATTCACTTGCTAGTGACGCGGCGAAAACCCTTGATCTGGTGGGGCGCTTCAACCTCGCCAAAGTACCGGATAGGGGCGGTCGTCCGGAAGCTGCATCGCCGCTCCACGAAATGAAGCAACGGCTATCAGTCGCTTTCGGATAA